A region of Bacteroidota bacterium DNA encodes the following proteins:
- a CDS encoding STAS domain-containing protein, with product MAKDNGSKRQHTDTQPLSESTISLLRELVAHLRDNRSQLRQDWARRITESQFLTAMSQDEVFAEATTVYDSYIGVLETGSVESLQAYARDLSERIIPRGVETHEVIGIVLLLRDVLARFLFAKYQNDFALLNRILDVYEPAANRVANTVAVGFVQERERIIRQQQEAIRELSTPVLQVRERLLILPIIGVIDSQRARQLTEQLLRGIRANRAKVVVIDITGVPSVDSTVANHLVQTVEASRLMGATVIVTGLSSEIAQTLVTIGVDLGKMKTVGDLQGGIEEAEGLLGYKVNLSDQEPSETLKQEN from the coding sequence ATGGCAAAGGATAACGGCAGTAAAAGGCAGCACACCGATACGCAGCCTTTGAGCGAGTCTACGATCTCCTTGCTCCGCGAGCTGGTGGCGCATCTGAGGGATAACCGCTCCCAACTGCGGCAGGACTGGGCCAGGCGAATCACCGAATCACAATTCCTGACGGCAATGTCCCAGGATGAGGTCTTCGCCGAGGCGACCACGGTCTACGACAGCTATATCGGGGTCCTCGAGACGGGGAGCGTCGAATCGCTGCAAGCGTATGCGCGCGACCTGTCGGAGCGGATCATCCCGCGCGGAGTCGAGACTCATGAAGTGATCGGCATCGTGCTCCTCCTGCGCGACGTTCTGGCCCGATTTCTGTTCGCAAAGTATCAGAATGATTTCGCCCTCCTTAACAGGATTCTTGACGTCTACGAGCCCGCTGCCAACCGGGTCGCCAACACCGTCGCGGTCGGTTTCGTGCAGGAGCGCGAGAGGATTATCAGGCAGCAGCAGGAGGCGATCAGGGAGCTTTCCACGCCGGTTCTCCAGGTGCGTGAGCGGCTCCTTATCCTGCCCATCATCGGAGTGATCGACTCCCAGCGCGCCAGGCAGCTCACCGAACAGCTGTTGCGGGGGATCCGGGCGAACCGCGCCAAGGTGGTCGTCATCGATATTACCGGGGTCCCGTCGGTCGACTCCACGGTCGCCAACCACCTCGTGCAGACCGTCGAGGCGTCGAGACTGATGGGCGCCACTGTGATTGTCACCGGCCTTTCTTCGGAAATCGCCCAGACACTCGTCACGATCGGCGTCGATCTCGGAAAGATGAAAACCGTCGGAGACCTCCAGGGGGGAATCGAGGAAGCCGAAGGTCTCCTGGGATACAAAGTCAACTTATCAGATCAGGAACCGTCCGAGACGCTCAAGCAGGAGAACTAG
- a CDS encoding STAS domain-containing protein, producing the protein MRVPILKQGEYLIAIIQSALTDEDLLQLRDELTGQVGRYRARGVIVDLTALDVMDSFATQTLRSLAHMIKLRGAEMVIVGVQPEVAFTMVQLGLTLEGISTALDLEEGLSQLNLRAKGAMARGR; encoded by the coding sequence ATGCGGGTTCCGATCCTTAAACAGGGCGAGTATCTCATTGCGATCATTCAGTCAGCCCTGACTGACGAAGACCTGCTGCAGCTCCGGGATGAGTTGACCGGACAGGTCGGGAGGTATCGCGCCCGCGGAGTGATCGTCGACCTCACCGCTCTTGACGTCATGGATTCCTTCGCCACCCAGACTCTTCGATCACTGGCTCATATGATCAAACTGCGGGGCGCCGAGATGGTGATTGTCGGGGTTCAGCCCGAGGTGGCGTTTACGATGGTGCAGCTCGGGTTGACACTCGAAGGGATCTCGACTGCGTTGGACCTTGAGGAAGGCCTCAGCCAGCTGAACCTTCGGGCAAAGGGAGCCATGGCGCGTGGAAGATGA